AGTTAGAGGAGGCGGCAGAAAGCCATGGCGCCAGAAAGGTACTGGCCGTGCACGTCAAGGCTCAATCCGTTCACCACAATGGGTTGGAGGCGGAACAGTGTTTGGTCCAACGCCACGTAGCTATAGCTATAAGCTTCCTAAAAAAGTGCGTCGTCTTGCGATTCGCTCTGCATTGTCTTCACGTGTACTAGAAAATGATGCAGTTGTTGTTGAAGCCCTTGAGTTCAAAGGACCGAAAACAAAAGAAATGGTTGCTGTATTAAACAACCTATCTGCAGCCAAGGCATTGATCGTTACTGCAGATGTTGATGAAACGATTGCTCTGTCAGCGCGTAATATTCCAGGCGTTTCTGTCCTGAAAGCATCGGACATTAATGTACTTGACATCTTGCAGCATGACAAAGTGGTATTCACAAAAGACGCAGTAGCCAAAGTAGAGGAGGTGCTCGGATAATGAACGCAAGGGATGTTCTAAAGCGCCCGGTAATCACCGAGCAGTCTACAGATCTTCTGGCAGACAAAAAATACACCTTCGACGTTGATGTGAAAGCCAACAAAACACAAATCAAGCAAGCCGTTGAATCAATCTTTGATGTAAAGGTTGATAAAGTAAACGTTCTTAATCGCAAAGGAAAGTTTAAGCGTATGGGTCGTTACGGCGGATATACAGCTAGTAAGAAAAGAGCGGTCGTCACGTTGACTGCTGAAAGTAAAGAAATCGACTTTTTCGAAGCCGAATAATGAAGAAAAGGAGGGAACCTTACTATGGCTATTAAAAAGTTTAAGCCAACATCTAACGGTCGTCGTCATATGACTGGAAGTGATTTTTCGGAAATCACAGCGACTGAGCCGGAAAAGAGCTTGCTAAGTGCACTTCCAAAAAAAGCTGGACGTAACAATCAAGGCCGTATTACAGTTCGTCATCAAGGCGGCGGACACAAGAAGAAATACCGTATTATCGACTTTAAGCGTGACAAAGATGGAATACCAGGACGCGTTGCTACGATCGAATACGATCCGAACCGTTCGGCGAACATTGCGCTTATCCATTATGTGGATGGCGAAAAACGTTACATCCTTGCACCTAAAGGAATTAAAGTTGGTACCGAAATTACTTCCGGCGCAGACGCAGACATCAAAATCGGAAACGCCTTGCCTTTGAAGAATATTCCGGTCGGTACAGTTGTACACAACATTGAGCTCAAGCCTGGACATGGTGGTCAGCTCGTTCGTGCTGCAGGTTCTGAAGCACAAGTGCTTGGTAAAGAAGGAAAATACGTACTTGTACGTCTTCGCTCCGGCGAAACACGTATGATCCTAGCAACATGCCGTGCAACTGTAGGTCAAGTTGGAAATGTTGAACACGAATTGATCAACATCGGTAAAGCGGGACGCTCTCGCTGGCTCGGTAAGCGTCCAACGGTTCGTGGTTCCGTAATGAACCCGAACGATCACCCACACGGTGGTGGTGAAGGTCGCGCACCAATCGGACGTAAATCACCAATGTCTCCTTGGGGTAAACCAACACTTGGTTATAAAACACGCAAGAAAAACAAACCGTCTGACAAATATATTGTACGTCGCCGCAAAAAATAAGTGGTCGGTCTTTCCGGCCTATTCTATTTTTAAAGTCGTCAGCGAACGATTGAACACAAAAGGAAAGCATGCGATGTTCTCTAAGAGACAGAGGACGACTTTCCTGAAAATAGGAAGGGAGGTTGCGCATATATGGGACGCAGCTTGAAAAAAGGACCTTTTGCCGATGAGCACTTGATGAAAAAGATCGAGGCCGCTGGAGACAGTGAAAACAAACGCGTCATCAAGACGTGGTCACGTCGCTCTACCATTTCCCTCAATTTATCGGGCACACCATTGCTGTATATGACGGACGCAAACACGTACCTGTCTATGTTACAGAAGATATGGTTGGTCATAAATTAGGTGAATTCGCACCAACACGCACATACCGCGGTCACGACAGTGACGATAAAAAAACTCGCCGTTAATAGAGAGGAGGCCCCCTGAATGGAAGCTAAAGCTATTGCGAAAACCATTCGCATTGCACCGCGTAAAGTTCGCCTTGTGGTCGACTTGATTCGCGGTAAAGAAACAGGTGAAGCACTTGCCATTCTTCGCTTGACGAATAAAGCGTCTTCTCCAGTCGTTGAAAAGCTCCTAAACTCTGCAATTGCAAATGCCGAGCACAACTACGACATGGACGCTGAAAACCTATACGTTTCTAAAGTATTTGTCGATGAAGGACCAACGTTGAAACGGTTCCGCCCGCGTGCCCAGGGCCGTGCAAGTGCAATTAACAAACGCACAAGCCATATTACCTTGATCGTATCAGAAAAGAAGGAGGGATAAATCGTGGGTCAAAAAGTTAACCCAGTCGGTTTGCGAATCGGCGTTATCCGTGATTGGGAATCTAAATGGTTTGCAGGAAAAGATTACGCGGACTTTCTGCATGAAGATATAAAAATTCGCGAATACATTCAAAAGCGTCTAAAAGACTCATCTGTCGCTCAAGTTGAGATTGAACGTGCAGCTAACCGTATCAACATTACGATTCATACGGCAAAGCCAGGTATGGTCATCGGACGTGGTGGTTCAGAGGTTGAAGCACTTCGTAAAAAGCTGAATGCATTGACAGGCAAACGCGTGCATATCAACATCATGGAAATTAAAAAGCCAGACTTGAATGCACAACTTGTAGCAGAAAACATTGCACGTCAGCTTGAAGCACGTATTTCTTTCCGTAGAGCTCAAAAGCAAACAATCCAACGTACAATGCGTTCAGGCGCACAAGGGATTAAAACAGAAACATCTGGACGTCTTGGTGGAGCAGACATTGCTCGCTCAGAATCCTACAGTGAAGGAACAGTTCCTCTTCACACGCTACGCGCGGATATTGACTATGGAACAGCAGAAGCAGACACCACTTACGGAAAAATTGGTGTAAAAGTATGGATCTACCGTGGAGAAGTTCTTCCTACGAAGAAGAAAGCAGAGAAAGGAGGAGAATAAGCCATGTTGATGCCTAAACGTGTAAAGTATCGTCGTGTGCACCGCGGGAAAATGCGTGGTCGTGCGAAAGGCGGAACAGAAGTAGCATTTGGAGAATACGGCTTGCAGGCGGTCGATGCTTCGTGGATCACAAACCGTCAGATCGAAGCAGCTCGTATTGCCATGACACGTTATATGAAACGTGGTGGTAAGGTTTGGATTAAGATTTTTCCATCAAAGCCTTACACAGCAAAACCTCTAGAAGTACGAATGGGTTCTGGTAAAGGTGCGCCTGAAGGATGGGTAGCCGTTGTAAAACCAGGAAAAATTATGTTTGAAATTGCTGGTGTACCTGAAGAAGTGGCTCGTGAAGCATTGCGCCTAGCAGCTCACAAGCTTCCTGTTAAATCGAAATTCGTAAAACGCGAAGAAATTGGTGGTGAATCCAATGAAAGCTAATGAAATCAGAGAATTGACCACTTCAGAGATCGAGCAAAAAGTTCAATCTTTGAAAGAAGAGCTTTTCAACCTTCGTTTTCAGCTGGCAACGGGCCAATTGGAGAATACCGCCAGAGTTCGTGAAGTCAAAAAAAGCATTGCTCGACTAAAAACCGTTGTCCGTGAACGTGAAATCGGCATTGCCAACCGATAAAAGAAAAGGAGGGACGAAGCTCCATGAGTGAACGCAATCAGCGTAAAGTTTACACAGGTCGTGTTGTTTCCGCTAAGATGGATAAAACCATTACAGTCGTCGTTGAGACTTATAAAACCGACAAGCTGTACGGAAAGCGTGTAAAGTACTCTAAGAAATTTAAAGCCCATGATGAAAACAATCAGGCGAAAGATGGAGACATCGTGCGCATTATGGAAACTCGCCCATTGTCTGCGACAAAGCATTTCCGTCTCGTTGAAGTTGTTGAAGAATCAGTGATTATCTAAGTATTTATTGTTGAAGGACTGAAGGGAGGTTAAGTAATATGATCCAGCAGGAATCCCGTTTGAAAGTCGCTGACAATTCTGGTGCTCGTGAAGTATTAGCTATCAAGGTGCTTGGTGGTTCAGGTAGAAAGGTAGCTAATATTGGTGATGTCATTGTTTGTACGGTCAAACAAGCAACACCCGGAGGCGTTGTTAAAAAAGGTGATATTGTCCGCGCAGTAATTGTTCGTACGAAAAGCGGCGTTCGACGCAAAGACGGCTCTTACATCCGTTTCGATGAGAACGCGGCGGTTATTATCCGTGATGATAAAAGCCCGCGTGGGACTCGTATTTTCGGACCTGTTGCACGTGAACTTCGTGACAACAACTTCATGAAAATCGTATCCCTTGCTCCAGAAGTTCTATAAGAAAAACCCAGTGCCAAGGAGGTGCGTATGAAGATGCATATCAAACAAGGTGATAAGGTTCAGGTCATCACTGGAAAAGATAAAGGTAAGCAAGGAACAGTGCTTGAAGCTCTTCCTAAGAAGAGCCGGGTCATCGTAGAAGGCGTTAATGTTGTTAAAAAGCATGCGAAGCCTTCGCAAGAAAACCCACAAGGCGGTATTTTGGATATGGAAGCATCGATCCACGTATCGAATGTGATGGTTCTTGACCCTAAAAACAATGAACCAACTCGAGTTGGTTATGAAGTCAAAAACGGCAAGAAAGTACGCGTCGCCAAAAAAAGTGGCGAAGCACTAGATAAATAATATCTAGAAAGGAGGTCCTATCGTGAATCAGCTAAAGGCATTATATAAAAAAGACATCGTGCCAAGCATGGTGGAGAAGTTTAATTACACTTCAGTTATGGAAGCACCTAAAGTTGAAAAAATCATTATTAACATGGGTGTTGGAGAAGCTGTGCAGAACGCAAAAGTTCTTGACACAGCAGTAGAAGAGCTTACCGCAATTGCTGGTCAAAAGCCAATCGTCACTCGTGCTAAAAAATCTATCGCTGCGTTCCGTCTCCGTGAAGGGATGCCAATCGGAGCCAAAGTAACGCTTCGTGGAGAGCGTATGTATGATTTTCTAAATAAGCTCATCAACGTGTCGTTGCCACGTGTTCGCGACTTCCGTGGTGTGTCAAAGAATGCTTTTGACGGACGTGGGAACTACACTCTTGGTGTCAAAGAACAGTTGATCTTCCCAGAAATCGATTATGATAAAGTCACAAAAGTGCGCGGTATGGACAT
Above is a window of Litoribacterium kuwaitense DNA encoding:
- the rplD gene encoding 50S ribosomal protein L4 — protein: MPKVVLYKQDGSTAGDIELSDAVFGIEPNQHVLHDAVVMQQASRRQGTHAVKNRSEVRGGGRKPWRQKGTGRARQGSIRSPQWVGGGTVFGPTPRSYSYKLPKKVRRLAIRSALSSRVLENDAVVVEALEFKGPKTKEMVAVLNNLSAAKALIVTADVDETIALSARNIPGVSVLKASDINVLDILQHDKVVFTKDAVAKVEEVLG
- the rplW gene encoding 50S ribosomal protein L23; its protein translation is MNARDVLKRPVITEQSTDLLADKKYTFDVDVKANKTQIKQAVESIFDVKVDKVNVLNRKGKFKRMGRYGGYTASKKRAVVTLTAESKEIDFFEAE
- the rplB gene encoding 50S ribosomal protein L2, whose translation is MAIKKFKPTSNGRRHMTGSDFSEITATEPEKSLLSALPKKAGRNNQGRITVRHQGGGHKKKYRIIDFKRDKDGIPGRVATIEYDPNRSANIALIHYVDGEKRYILAPKGIKVGTEITSGADADIKIGNALPLKNIPVGTVVHNIELKPGHGGQLVRAAGSEAQVLGKEGKYVLVRLRSGETRMILATCRATVGQVGNVEHELINIGKAGRSRWLGKRPTVRGSVMNPNDHPHGGGEGRAPIGRKSPMSPWGKPTLGYKTRKKNKPSDKYIVRRRKK
- the rplV gene encoding 50S ribosomal protein L22 produces the protein MEAKAIAKTIRIAPRKVRLVVDLIRGKETGEALAILRLTNKASSPVVEKLLNSAIANAEHNYDMDAENLYVSKVFVDEGPTLKRFRPRAQGRASAINKRTSHITLIVSEKKEG
- the rpsC gene encoding 30S ribosomal protein S3, encoding MGQKVNPVGLRIGVIRDWESKWFAGKDYADFLHEDIKIREYIQKRLKDSSVAQVEIERAANRINITIHTAKPGMVIGRGGSEVEALRKKLNALTGKRVHINIMEIKKPDLNAQLVAENIARQLEARISFRRAQKQTIQRTMRSGAQGIKTETSGRLGGADIARSESYSEGTVPLHTLRADIDYGTAEADTTYGKIGVKVWIYRGEVLPTKKKAEKGGE
- the rplP gene encoding 50S ribosomal protein L16; this translates as MLMPKRVKYRRVHRGKMRGRAKGGTEVAFGEYGLQAVDASWITNRQIEAARIAMTRYMKRGGKVWIKIFPSKPYTAKPLEVRMGSGKGAPEGWVAVVKPGKIMFEIAGVPEEVAREALRLAAHKLPVKSKFVKREEIGGESNES
- the rpmC gene encoding 50S ribosomal protein L29, giving the protein MKANEIRELTTSEIEQKVQSLKEELFNLRFQLATGQLENTARVREVKKSIARLKTVVREREIGIANR
- the rpsQ gene encoding 30S ribosomal protein S17, whose product is MSERNQRKVYTGRVVSAKMDKTITVVVETYKTDKLYGKRVKYSKKFKAHDENNQAKDGDIVRIMETRPLSATKHFRLVEVVEESVII
- the rplN gene encoding 50S ribosomal protein L14, yielding MIQQESRLKVADNSGAREVLAIKVLGGSGRKVANIGDVIVCTVKQATPGGVVKKGDIVRAVIVRTKSGVRRKDGSYIRFDENAAVIIRDDKSPRGTRIFGPVARELRDNNFMKIVSLAPEVL
- the rplX gene encoding 50S ribosomal protein L24, with amino-acid sequence MHIKQGDKVQVITGKDKGKQGTVLEALPKKSRVIVEGVNVVKKHAKPSQENPQGGILDMEASIHVSNVMVLDPKNNEPTRVGYEVKNGKKVRVAKKSGEALDK
- the rplE gene encoding 50S ribosomal protein L5, whose product is MNQLKALYKKDIVPSMVEKFNYTSVMEAPKVEKIIINMGVGEAVQNAKVLDTAVEELTAIAGQKPIVTRAKKSIAAFRLREGMPIGAKVTLRGERMYDFLNKLINVSLPRVRDFRGVSKNAFDGRGNYTLGVKEQLIFPEIDYDKVTKVRGMDIVIVTTANSDEEARELLTQMGMPFKK